GCCATCCAGCTCTTTGGAGCACGGAATATCGAGATTAAGCGAAGTGTTAATCCACTGCTACTGTCTACTGGACATGATGCTGAGGTGGTTGTTTATATCCAATTTCAATCTATTCTTCCCCTTCCTTGGCTGACTGTGACAGATTTCTTTACAAGGGGAGCCTATTGCAAGTTAATCTTTCCGGGCTTTTCTAGATCCTTTACTTATTCTTATACACTTTCCAATCTTCCTAGAGGAATTATAGCTTTTCAGCAATGTTATGTAGAATGGGGTGGACTATTCGGGTGGTTTGGAAGGAAGTATATCTTAAAGAGTCATGAGGAGATTACAGTGTTTCCCGTCCCAATAGTTATCCCTAGAGATCAAGAATGGACTAGTGACAATGAGGGCGTTGGTGTATCCGAGCCACGGGATCGCTATCTTACTAGCGGAACTAGGGGACCAGAGGTTCGTGATTATGCCGTAGGAGATCCATTAAGTAGAATTCATTGGAAAAGCTCAGCTAAGCGGGGGCACCTGCAAACGATTCTACCCGAAAAGGAAGGGAATCCAGCTCTTATTGTCATTTTGGACGATAGTCTGAAGGGATATGATCTGCTTCGTGCTGTAAATACGAAGGACTATACCGTCCAATCCTTATTTGAATGTGCGGTTTCTATCGCTATAGGTCTATTACTTGAAGCTGATAAAGCAGGTGTAGAGACAGAATTAGTATGTAAGGGTGGTTCGCAATCATTCTTAAATTCCTTGGCTACGATTACGCCTGAGGAAGGTGACCGTTTACCTGAAATCGTCGAGTCTACTGTTGGATATGCGATTAAAGGATCATGTGTGGCGATTATTACAGGAGCATTAAATGCACGGATTACTGAAGTTGTAACGGTACTACAGGGAGCCGGACTGGTAGTCGCTATTTACTGCGTACAACCCATTGTTTCGCTGCTGGATATTGATTACATTCATAGAGTTACCCGGATGGGAATCAAGGTTTATGATGTCCAAGATCATCTTAAATCAGACAATACTTCATCACCTATAGAGTACCCTACAGATCGGATGATTTGGAAGGGAGGCGCTCCCTATGCAAATACCTATCCAGAATCAATCACAGCACAAGAACAACGTTCACTATGATAGCTTATCTTTAAATGTAGAAGAGACTGCGCATTCTAACTTAACACAGATCAAGACTCATCCATTGTTGTTTCGTGTCGTTCTATCTATCATTCTGATGGGACTTTTTATTGAATGGCTATATCCTCTATCAGAACGGTCATTTGGTAAGCCGTTGCTGGAGATTTTTATTGGATTAACGGGAATGATTCTGCTGACAGGTCTAATCCGTCTGCACATGGCCCTATCCATTCTTATACACGTAATATTGGTTATGGGGGCATGGATCCTTTACTTTGGTAGAGGAGAAGGTGTGGCATGGTTTGGTTCGTATATAACTATTTTTGAGAATGACTTCAAATCATTTATGGACAGTGGTCAACTGTCTGTAGTCGGAACAGAAACGCATACATTAATTCTGATGATTGGGTGGAGTGTGCTCGTGACATCTGTACAATCTCTTGCTCTGTACAGAAATTCGGTATGGATATTTTCTGTTGTTACTGTCGTGTATTTGTTGTGTATTGAGAACCTGCTTGGTCTAGAAATATATGCTGATATGATTCGTACCACTTGCCTCCTAATTATTCTACAGGGACTTATATTCTCGTCAAAGTTGACTGAGAAGGCAACCTTTGATAGATTCAGTAATCTTACATATAGCCGATGGGTTGTTGCGGTATGCACCCTAGGAGTCATTGTTTGTATGAGTAGTGTTTGGGTGGGGCGGTACATGGTATCTCCTAAGCCTCTCGAAAGAGTTTCAATTCAGGCGTTGCTGGAGAAATGGCAGTCATGGTCAGGAGAACGATTCAATGCATCACAAGAGCAAGTTGCTGTTACGGGATATAGCAGTGGAGGCGAAGAATTGGGATCACCACTGCAACCTGTTAGCAAAATGGTATTCACGGCGCAAACACCAATGGCTTCCTATTGGCGTGGGGAGACATTAAGCTATTATAACGGTCGCAGATGGGCTGATCCGCAAGTATTGTTAGACACTGTCCAATTATCAAGTAGAATTCAAAGCTTATCTTCAAGTCAGCATACGGGGCAACCGACGATAATTCAGACTGTGCAATTTAAGCAGGTTATGTCTGATCATTCTCCTATATTTGGTGGAGGGGATATCGTACATATTATGGATATTATTACAAAGCAGGGAGATACTCTTACACATGTATTGCATAATGGGATCACGGATAATGTGAAATTACCAGAGTCAATTGCCAAGAAGACAGCCCATTTAGAGAATGCAGTAACAGGTTATCGTATAGAGGTTATGCCTCTCATTGTGAATAAGGATCAGCTTAGAGCAGCAATAGGTATAGATCCTGAACAGATCACACAATCGTATCTGCAATTACCCGATGCTCTGCCTTCACGTATAAAGACGTTGAGCGATAGAATAACATCTGAAACGGATAATCGATACGATGCAGCCCTAGCTATTCAGACATATCTAAAGGAACAATACAAATACGCTATGAATACCAAGATACCACCAGCCAATGCGGATTTCGTTGAGGATTTTCTTTTTGTAACCAAACAGGGTTACTGTAACCACTTTGCGACAGCGATGACTATTATGCTACGTAGTCAAGGGATTCCAGCTCGTTATGTAAAAGGGTATACACAAGGTACCTTGAAAGAAGGGAGTACCTCAACCTATGTAGTGGATGAAATCAATGCCCATGCATGGGTTGAGGTGTATTTTCCTGAACGTGGCTGGACGCCATTTGATCCGACCCCCGGTTTTAATATCGCGACAAGCGATACTGCGGTTTCAGAAATGGTTGATCCGAAGAATACCATTCAAGAAGTAACTTGGAAGTATTTCTCTGGAACAATGAATGTAATCAAGCAGAGTATGGACAAGCTTACACGGTATGTCGACCAGAATGGTAGGCTATTTATCTTACAGTGTATAGGAGCAGTCATATTCGTGAGTGGTAGTGTATTCTTGATATGGAGAGGTCCTCGCTATTTGTTCTTATGGCGATTACAACACTTATCCCGAAGCTTTAGTCCGCCTAAAGGACAGTTATTAAGGGTTGCGTATAGCGTATGGGATCAGATAGGACGTCGTTATGGATATATGGCTAAGGGGACCACCGCTCAAGAGTATATCCAATATATGGTCATCTCAGATGAGGATCTTCGGGAGCAAATCCGTCAATTTGTAGATCAATGGGAAACCATAGCTTATGGAGGGACTATACTAAGTCGCGAGCACAGCTTGTCCTTTTTGCGTCGATGCGCTCAACTAGCTGACACATTAGGGTGATTAGATTGTAATCATAGATGAGCCAAAAAAAAGAGGAATCTAAGTTTACATTTTAGTGTATTCTATATTCTTACTACTACTTTCTTGACGGTATGAATTATCGTTGCGTATAATTAACTTCAACAATCGAGGGGGGCACGGAAATGACTAAGCCAAATGAAATTATTGTTGTTCTGGATTTTGGAGGACAATACAATCAATTAATAGCACGACGCATTCGCGACTTGGGTGTTTACAGCGAATTGATGCCTTATAATACACCAGTGGAGAAGATTCGCGCTCTTTCACCTAAGGGAATTGTTTTCTCAGGCGGACCATCAAGCGTATATGCAGAGAATGCACCGCATGTTGATCCAGCCATTTATGATTTGAATCTTCCGATCTTCGGTATTTGTTATGGTATGCAACTAATGGCTCAGCAGTTCGACGGCAAAGTAGAAAGATCTGCTAAGCGGGAATACGGGAAAGCTGATTTAGTATTTGAACCTGATGCGACCCTCCTTAAGGGTCTCGAAGCTAAACAGACAGTATGGATGAGCCATGGTGACCATGTCGTAGAACTTCCAACAGGATTCAAGCTTAATGCAGGAACGGAATCCGCACCCATTGCAGCGATGAGTAATGAAGATAAGAAGTTATACGCTGTGCAATTCCATCCTGAGGTTCGTCACTCAATAAATGGTAATGAAATGATTCGCAACTTCTTATATGAAGTGTGTCAATGCGAAGGGAACTGGTCTATGGAGACCTTCGTTGAAGACAAAGTGCGCGAGATTCGTGAGCTTGTCGGAGAAGACAAAGTATTGTGCGCACTTAGCGGAGGTGTAGATTCCTCTGTTGTGGCTAGATTGATCCACAGAGCCATTGGTGATCAGTTAACTTGTATGTTTATTGATCATGGGCTGTTACGCAAGGGTGAAGCTGAGAGTGTAATGGAGACTTTTGTAGGTAAATTCGATATGAAAGTTGTTAAAATCGATGCTCGCGAACGATTCTTGTCCAAGCTTGTAGGTGTGGATGATCCTGAGCAGAAACGTAAAATTATCGGTAATGAATTTATTTATGTATTTGAAGAAGAGTCCGGTCAGTTCGATGATTTCAAATATTTAGCGCAAGGTACACTGTATACAGACATTGTGGAGAGTGGAACGGCTACAGCTCAGACGATCAAATCACATCACAATGTAGGTGGACTTCCTGAAGACATGAAGTTTAAGTTGATTGAGCCTTTGAATACACTATTTAAAGATGAAGTCCGCAAAGTAGGAGAAGAATGTGGCTTACCTCCTGAAATTGTATGGCGTCAACCTTTCCCAGGACCAGGCTTAGCTATTCGTATCTTAGGAGAAGTAACGGAAGACAAGCTAACCATCGTTCGTGATTCCGACTATATTCTGCGTGAAGAGATCGCTAAAGCGGGCCTAGACCGTGAGATTTGGCAGTACTTCACAGCACTTCCTAATATGAAGAGTGTAGGGGTAATGGGCGATGCTCGTACTTATTCTTATACGGTTGGTATTCGTGCAGTTACTTCCATCGATGGAATGACAGCAGACTGGGCACGTATCCCTTGGGATGTACTTGAGAAAATATCGGTACGTATCGTGAACGAAGTAGATAACGTTAACCGAATTGTATATGACATTACTTCCAAACCACCAGCTACGATTGAGTGGGAATAAACAACATAAGTCTGGAAATGCTGAGTTCTATAAGCATTTCCAGACTTTTTTTCGAAATATAAGAAAGTATAAGTAATCCTTACAATTTGCATATATTTTTACGAGAAACGGTTAACTGTCCCTTCAAGGACAGCAAAGCCGTTTCTTCTTGCGTTAAGGCTACTATAGACTTTACACAGATCCAAACTACGGGAAGATGTAGAGATACATTCTTGAAAACACCGTAGATTCAAGATTTAGTTCATGATGATTCCAAATAATTTCTACAATTTACGAACAATATAAAAAGTAAGTCGAATATTGTTCGTTTTTGCCATTGACAACGGATGTCATGTCCACCTAAAATAAGAGAGCACAACAACACAAATATTCGTATAATTCCGGGGATTGGCCCGGAAGTCTCTACGAGGTCACCGTAATGACCTGGCTACGATTAAGAAGAGGAACCCTGTGTAGTATCGTTGCCGTTAGGCTCACGATTTCGGGGAGAAATCTTTTTTTCGGGCCGGCGTCTACCAAGACTCCGGCTTTTTTGTTGCTGACGTTAACAAACCAACCTTAGGGGGAGAACAATTTGAATCGCTTTTTCAAACTGAAAGAGAAAGGCACTACAGTGCGCACAGAAATTATGGCAGGTCTGACCACGTTTATGGCAATGGCTTATATTTTATCAGTTAACCCGAATACCTTGACCGCTTTTGGTCAAATTGACATGGGCTGGTATTCTGTATTTCTGGCTACTGCACTGGCAGCGGGGATTTTTACGATTGCGATGGGGTTGTTTATTAATTTCCCGGTAGCTTTGGCACCTGGTATGGGATTGAATGCTTATTTCGCTTCAGTTGTACTGTCTTCAGCAACGACAGATCACCCTTTTACATGGCAAATGGGATTGACTGCTGTGTTCGTCTCTGGTTTGATCTTCATCATATTAACGATTACTCATGTGCGGCAGATGTTACTTGATGCTATTCCAGACAGTTTGAAACATGCAATTACAGTCGGTATTGGATTGTTTATCACCATTATCGGTTTGAAAAATAGTGGATTGATGACAATCGGTGTTGAGGCTGGAAACGACATTCCAGCACATACATTTACAGATGTGCTCTCCTATGAAACAGTTATTCATTTAGGTAGTCTTCAGAATACTAATGTTCAATTAGCTCTTGTTGGATTGATCCTAATTGCTATATTAATGGTGCTGCGTGTTCGTGGTGCGATTTTGTTCGGTATCCTCGGTACAACGGTTGTGGGTATCTTGATGGGTACAGTGGACTTTAGCACATTATCGAGTCCTGATATTCATTGGGTTCCTGATTTCACAGAATTGAATTTTATGTCCTTTGACTGGGAAGGCATTATGCATACAGGTCTTATTTCTGCAATTGCTACATTTACCTTTGTGGAGTTGTTTGATACGTTCGGTACACTGGTCGGTACGGCTCAGCGGGCTGGTATTATGAAAGATCCAGTTGAAGGCAAAAAACGTGTAGGTAATGCAATGTTTGTAGATGCAATTGCTGTAACGGGTGGTGCAATGCTTGGAACCTCAACTACAACGGCTTATGTTGAAAGTGCCGCAGGGGTAGCTGAGGGCGGTCGTACCGGTCTAACCGCTGTAACGACAGGGGTATGTTTCTTACTAGCTTTGTTCCTTGCTCCAATTGCTGCACTAATTCCAGGATCAGCTACAGCGGCAGCGCTTATCATCGTTGGTGTGCTTATGCTTCAATCGATTAAAGAAATCGATTTTCAGGATATGGTTGTTGCTATTCCAGCCTTCTTGACCATTACAATGATGCCTTTTAGCTATAACATTGCTAACGGGATCTCGTTCGGGATCGTGACTTATGTTATTCTTGCTACTTTTGGTAATCTTATAGAGAAGAAGAAATATAACATTCACTGGCTAATGTGGGTGTTGGCAGTTCTGATTGTTCTTCGCTACGTATTTCTCGGTAGCGCTGGCTAAAGATTGACTCTATACGGTATTTCAAAAACAAAGCATGGTCTGCGGGTCGTGCTTTGTTTTCATTTTATATTAGAATATGATTTAGAAATTAAGATTCATAATCATGTTCCTTCTATAATATAATAAAATATTGCATCAAGCCTAGTTGATGTGTAATAAATATATAAAAAAAGCTTGCACATCACTAAGAGACGTGATATATTATTTATCCGGCCATTAAACGTCGGTCAAAACGAACCAGAAAGCTTAACAATCACATGAAAATGACATTGAAAATAAAGCTTGCATTACTGAGTCGGACATGATAAGATATAGTAGTTGTCGCCGAGAACAACTGGTGATGACGAAAGAGAAATTGATCTTTGAAAACTGAACAACGAGTGAGTAAAGATTTCACGAAAGTGAAGTCAAAACAAATGAGAAATCATTTGGTAGAGAATGCAAATTCTCGCCAGTTTGTTTCAAAATGAGCATATCGCTCTTTTCAATTCTATTGGAGAGTTTGATCCTGGCTCAGGACGAACGCTGGCGGCGTGCCTAATACATGCAAGTCGAGCGGAGTTGATGGAGTGCTTGCACTCCTGATACTCAGCGGCGGACGGGTGAGTAACACGTAGGTAACCTACCTGTAAGACTGGGATAACTACCGGAAACGGTAGCTAATACCGGATAATACATTTTCTCTCCTGAGGAGATGTTGAAAGGCGGAGCAATCTGTCACTTACAGATGGACCTGCGGCGCATTAGCTTGTTGGTGAGGTAACGGCTCACCAAGGCGACGATGCGTAGCCGACCTGAGAGGGTGAACGGCCACACTGGGACTGAGACACGGCCCAGACTCCTACGGGAGGCAGCAGTAGGGAATCTTCCGCAATGGACGAAAGTCTGACGGAGCAACGCCGCGTGAGTGATGAAGGTTTTCGGATCGTAAAGCTCTGTTGCCAGGGAAGAAGATTCAGGAGAGTAACTGCTCCTGGAGTGACGGTACCTGAGAAGAAAGCCCCGGCTAACTACGTGCCAGCAGCCGCGGTAATACGTAGGGGGCAAGCGTTGTCCGGAATTATTGGGCGTAAAGCGCGCGCAGGCGGTCATTTAAGTCTGGTGTTTAATCCCGGGGCTCAACCCCGGGTCGCACTGGAAACTGGGTGACTTGAGTACAGAAGAGGAGAGTGGAATTCCACGTGTAGCGGTGAAATGCGTAGATATGTGGAGGAACACCAGTGGCGAAGGCGACTCTCTGGGCTGTAACTGACGCTGAGGCGCGAAAGCGTGGGGAGCAAACAGGATTAGATACCCTGGTAGTCCACGCCGTAAACGATGAGTGCTAGGTGTTAGGGGTTTCGATACCCTTGGTGCCGAAGTTAACACATTAAGCACTCCGCCTGGGGAGTACGGTCGCAAGACTGAAACTCAAAGGAATTGACGGGGACCCGCACAAGCAGTGGAGTATGTGGTTTAATTCGAAGCAACGCGAAGAACCTTACCAGGTCTTGACATCCCTCTGAATCCACTAGAGATAGTGGCGGCCTTCGGGACAGAGGAGACAGGTGGTGCATGGTTGTCGTCAGCTCGTGTCGTGAGATGTTGGGTTAAGTCCCGCAACGAGCGCAACCCTTATGCTTAGTTGCCAGCACATTATGGTGGGCACTCTAAACAGACTGCCGGTGACAAACCGGAGGAAGGTGGGGATGACGTCAAATCATCATGCCCCTTATGACCTGGGCTACACACGTACTACAATGGCCGGTACAACGGGCTGCGAAATCGCGAGATGGAGCCAATCCCACCAAAGCCGGTCTCAGTTCGGATTGCAGGCTGCAACCCGCCTGCATGAAGTCGGAATTGCTAGTAATCGCGGATCAGCATGCCGCGGTGAATACGTTCCCGGGTCTTGTACACACCGCCCGTCACACCACGAGAGTTTACAACACCCGAAGTCGGTGGGGTAACCCGCAAGGGAGCCAGCCGCCGAAGGTGGGGTAGATGATTGGGGTGAAGTCGTAACAAGGTAGCCGTATCGGAAGGTGCGGCTGGATCACCTCCTTTCTATGGAGAATTGTTTCCTGCAATGGAAACATTCATATAAGAGTCAAGATAAGACTTATGGAACAATAGATTCCATGAATATTTCCTCACTCGTTGTCAGTTTTGAAAGAGCAATCTTTCAAACATGTTATTTCTCTTTTAGAAATGACTTTGATCCTTGAAAACTAGATAACGAAACGAATTTGCGATTTAGAACATTCTTTTATATTTAACATTCAACTCATTATGAATTGAATGAAGTGTAAAGGTAGCTAGCGAATTTGATGTGATGATCGATCCTTTGGGAGTTCATTTCAACCTCTAATGGGTTTACTCAATAGATGAAATGAACGGACAAGAGAGCGGACAGCGCAACAAATGAGCGAAATGGTTAAGCTACTAAGAGCACACGGAGGATGCCTAGGCGCTAGGAGCCGATGAAGGACGTGGCGAACAACGAAACTGCCTCGGGGAGCTGTAAGCAAGCTTTGATCCGGGGGTGTCCGAATGGGGAAACCCAGCTGTGGTAATTCGCAGTTACTCATTCCTGAATACATAGGGAATGTAGAGGCAGACCAGGGGAACTGAAACATCTAAGTACCCTGAGGAAGAGAAAACAATAGTGATTCCGTCAGTAGCGGCGAGCGAACGCGGAACAGCCCAAACCAAGGAGCTTGCTCTTTGGGGTTGTGGGACGTCTCACATGGAGTTACAAAGGATTAGGTTAGGTGAAGAGGTCTGGAAAGGCCCGGCATAGAAGGTAAAAGCCCTGTAACCAAAAGTCTAATCCCTCCGAGACGGATCCCGAGTAGTGCGGGGCACGTGAAACCCCGTATGAATCTAGCAGGACCATCTGCTAAGGCTAAATACTACCTAGCGACCGATAGTGAAACAGTACCGTGAGGGAAAGGTGAAAAGCACCCCGGAAGGGGAGTGAAATAGAACCTGAAACCGTGTGCTTACAAAAAGTCAGAGCCCTATTTATGGGTGATGGCGTGCCTTTTGTAGAATGAACCGGCGAGTTACGTTCCCGTGCAAGGTTAAGGTGAGAAGCCGGAGCCGCAGCGAAAGCGAGTCTGAATAGGGCGAATTTTAGTACGTGGACGTAGACCCGAAACCGAGTGATCTACCCCTGTCCAGGGTGAAGGTGCGGTAACACGCACTGGAGGCCCGAACCCACGCATGTTGAAAAATGCGGGGATGAGGTGGGGGTAGCGGAGAAATTCCAATCGAACTCGGAGATAGCTGGTTCTCCCCGAAATAGCTTTAGGGCTAGCCTCGGAAATAAGTCGTGGAGGTAGAGCACTGATTGGGTGCGGGGCCCGCAAGGGTTACCAAACTCAGTCAAACTCCGAATGCCATAGACTCGAATTCCGGGAGTCAGACAGTGAGTGCTAAGATCCATTGTCGAAAGGGAAACAGCCCAGACCATCAGCTAAGGTCCCCAAGTGTGTGTTAAGTGGGAAAGGATGTGGAGTTGCACAGACAACCAGGATGTTGGCTTAGAAGCAGCCATCATTGAAAGAGTGCGTAATAGCTCACTGGTCGAGTGACTCTGCGCCGAAAATGTAACGGGGCTAAACACGCCACCGAAGCTATGGCTTGATGCTTTGCATCAGGGGTAGGGGAGCGTTGTATGCAGGTTGAAGGTGTACCGTAAGGAGCGCTGGACAGCATACAAGTGAGAATGCCGGTATAAGTAACGAAAAGATCAGTGAGAATCTGATCCGCCGAAAGCCCAAGGTTTCCTGAGGAAGGCTCGTCCTCTCAGGGTAAGTCGGGACCTAACGCGAGGCCGAAAGGCGTAGTGGATGGACAACAGGTTGAAATTCCTGTACCACCGTAATCCGTTATGAGTAATGGGGTGACGCAGCAGGGTAGTGACGCGGACTGATGGAAGTGTCCGTCTAAGCAGTGAGGCTGATGTGTAGGCAAATCCGCACATCAATAAGGCTGGGCTGTGATGGGGAGCGAAAATTATAGTAGCGAAGGTCATGATCTCACACTGCCAAGAAAAGCCTCTAACCAGGAGAAGGTGCCCGTACCGCAAACCGACACAGGTAGGCGAGAAGAGTATTCTAAGGCGCGCGGAAGAACTCTCGTTAAGGAACTCGGCAAAATGACCCCGTAACTTCGGGAGAAGGGGTGCCCCGGTAGTGTGAATAGCACGAGGGGGCCGCAGTGAAAAGGCCCAAGCGACTGTTTAGCAAAAACACAGGTCTGTGCGAAGCCGCAAGGCGAAGTATACGGGCTGACGCCTGCCCGGTGCTGGAAGGTTAAGGGGAGTGGTTAGGGGTAACCCGAAGCTATGAACCGAAGCCCCAGTAAACGGCGGCCGTAACTATAACGGTCCTAAGGTAGCGAAATTCCTTGTCAGGTAAATTCTGACCCGCACGAATGGCGTAACGACTTGGGCGCTGTCTCAACGAGAGATCCGGTGAAATTTTAATACCTGTGAAGATGCAGGTTACCCGCGACAAGACGGAAAGACCCCATGGAGCTTTACTGCAGCTTGATATTGGATTTGGGTACGATCTGTACAGGATAGGTGGGAGCCTAAGAAGTAGGAGCGCAAGCTTCTATCGAGGCGCCGTTGGGATACCACCCTGATCGTATCTAGGTTCTAACCTAGGACCGTAAACCGGTTCGGGGACAGTGTCAGGTGGGCAGTTTGACTGGGGCGGTCGCCTCCTAAAGAGTAACGGAGGCGCCCCAAGGTTCCCTCAGAATGGTTGGAAATCATTCGAAGAGTGCAAAGGCAGAAGGGAGCTTGACTGCGAGACCTACAAGTCGAGCAGGGACGAAAGTCGGGCTTAGTGATCCGGTGGTACCGCATGGAAGGGCCATCGCTCAACGGATAAAAGCTACCCTGGGGATAACAGGCTTATCTCCCCCAAGAGTCCACATCGACGGGGAGGTTTGGCACCTCGATGTCGGCTCATCGCATCCTGGGGCTGAAGTAGGTCCCAAGGGTTGGGCTGTTCGCCCATTAAAGCGGTACGCGAGCTGGGTTCAGAACGTCGTGAGACAGTTCGGTCCCTATCTGTCGTGGGCGCAGGAAATTTGAGAGGAGCTGTCCTTAGTACGAGAGGACCGGGATGGACGCACCTCTGGTGTACCAGTTGTTCCGCCAGGAGCATAGCTGGGTAGCTACGTGCGGACGGGATAAACGCTGAAAGCATCTAAGCGTGAAGCCCCCCTCAAGATGAGATTTCCCAATTAGTAAGACCCCTTGAAGACGACGAGGTAGATAGGTTGGAGGTGGAAGTGCAGTAATGCATGGAGCTGACCAATACTAATCGGTCGAGGGCTTATCCTAAAAGTTTCATGAAGTGAAACTACTTCGGAAGCATATGCTGTTTTAACATTGCAAATTCGTTTCGTATCTAGTTTTCAAGGATTAAACCTTGTACTGATTTTATGTTGCATGCTCTTTATAGGGTTGGATATTTTGTTGAAGTATTAACAAAGTAGATAAGCAACACAAAAATCCTGTTTGGTGGCGATAGCGGAGGGGTTCCACACGTACCCATCCCGAACACGACCGTTAAGCCCTCCAGCGCCGATGGTACTTGGACCGCAGGGTCCTGGGAGAGTAGGACGTCGCCAAGCAACTATGAGAACACTATCCATCATTGGGTAGTGTTTTTTTGGCTTTTTATTGAAGGAAAAGAAATTTAGCATACAGGTACTGGCAGATGAGTTGTTATTTTGTACATTAAAGGGAACTTCGATATACTTTATTAAAGTGAGAAGAAGTCCGTTATGACCAATAATAATAAAGCATTAGATATAATGTTATATATTTTATGAACGTAAAAAATGGATAGAGTTGTCAGAAAACATCTGACTCTCTATCCATTTTTCTTTTTGTTATAATTACATTTTGACTTGGAGATGCTCGAAGAGATTATAGTTTTAGACGGTCACACTTTTCAGCTACTGTGTCTGCAAGCAGAACGTGGAGACTCCCCCAGCGTTAGCATTTTTGGGACTGAATTATCATATCCCGTCGTATTATGAGGTTAGCTAGTTTTTACTGGTTGAG
The nucleotide sequence above comes from Paenibacillus sp. IHBB 10380. Encoded proteins:
- a CDS encoding DUF58 domain-containing protein — its product is MKSRMIEWGVATLVLGILLSLYSGYGGGSVQFLLILTVIIMVAGLAIQLFGARNIEIKRSVNPLLLSTGHDAEVVVYIQFQSILPLPWLTVTDFFTRGAYCKLIFPGFSRSFTYSYTLSNLPRGIIAFQQCYVEWGGLFGWFGRKYILKSHEEITVFPVPIVIPRDQEWTSDNEGVGVSEPRDRYLTSGTRGPEVRDYAVGDPLSRIHWKSSAKRGHLQTILPEKEGNPALIVILDDSLKGYDLLRAVNTKDYTVQSLFECAVSIAIGLLLEADKAGVETELVCKGGSQSFLNSLATITPEEGDRLPEIVESTVGYAIKGSCVAIITGALNARITEVVTVLQGAGLVVAIYCVQPIVSLLDIDYIHRVTRMGIKVYDVQDHLKSDNTSSPIEYPTDRMIWKGGAPYANTYPESITAQEQRSL
- a CDS encoding DUF4129 domain-containing transglutaminase family protein, with the translated sequence MQIPIQNQSQHKNNVHYDSLSLNVEETAHSNLTQIKTHPLLFRVVLSIILMGLFIEWLYPLSERSFGKPLLEIFIGLTGMILLTGLIRLHMALSILIHVILVMGAWILYFGRGEGVAWFGSYITIFENDFKSFMDSGQLSVVGTETHTLILMIGWSVLVTSVQSLALYRNSVWIFSVVTVVYLLCIENLLGLEIYADMIRTTCLLIILQGLIFSSKLTEKATFDRFSNLTYSRWVVAVCTLGVIVCMSSVWVGRYMVSPKPLERVSIQALLEKWQSWSGERFNASQEQVAVTGYSSGGEELGSPLQPVSKMVFTAQTPMASYWRGETLSYYNGRRWADPQVLLDTVQLSSRIQSLSSSQHTGQPTIIQTVQFKQVMSDHSPIFGGGDIVHIMDIITKQGDTLTHVLHNGITDNVKLPESIAKKTAHLENAVTGYRIEVMPLIVNKDQLRAAIGIDPEQITQSYLQLPDALPSRIKTLSDRITSETDNRYDAALAIQTYLKEQYKYAMNTKIPPANADFVEDFLFVTKQGYCNHFATAMTIMLRSQGIPARYVKGYTQGTLKEGSTSTYVVDEINAHAWVEVYFPERGWTPFDPTPGFNIATSDTAVSEMVDPKNTIQEVTWKYFSGTMNVIKQSMDKLTRYVDQNGRLFILQCIGAVIFVSGSVFLIWRGPRYLFLWRLQHLSRSFSPPKGQLLRVAYSVWDQIGRRYGYMAKGTTAQEYIQYMVISDEDLREQIRQFVDQWETIAYGGTILSREHSLSFLRRCAQLADTLG
- the guaA gene encoding glutamine-hydrolyzing GMP synthase, whose product is MTKPNEIIVVLDFGGQYNQLIARRIRDLGVYSELMPYNTPVEKIRALSPKGIVFSGGPSSVYAENAPHVDPAIYDLNLPIFGICYGMQLMAQQFDGKVERSAKREYGKADLVFEPDATLLKGLEAKQTVWMSHGDHVVELPTGFKLNAGTESAPIAAMSNEDKKLYAVQFHPEVRHSINGNEMIRNFLYEVCQCEGNWSMETFVEDKVREIRELVGEDKVLCALSGGVDSSVVARLIHRAIGDQLTCMFIDHGLLRKGEAESVMETFVGKFDMKVVKIDARERFLSKLVGVDDPEQKRKIIGNEFIYVFEEESGQFDDFKYLAQGTLYTDIVESGTATAQTIKSHHNVGGLPEDMKFKLIEPLNTLFKDEVRKVGEECGLPPEIVWRQPFPGPGLAIRILGEVTEDKLTIVRDSDYILREEIAKAGLDREIWQYFTALPNMKSVGVMGDARTYSYTVGIRAVTSIDGMTADWARIPWDVLEKISVRIVNEVDNVNRIVYDITSKPPATIEWE
- a CDS encoding NCS2 family permease — protein: MNRFFKLKEKGTTVRTEIMAGLTTFMAMAYILSVNPNTLTAFGQIDMGWYSVFLATALAAGIFTIAMGLFINFPVALAPGMGLNAYFASVVLSSATTDHPFTWQMGLTAVFVSGLIFIILTITHVRQMLLDAIPDSLKHAITVGIGLFITIIGLKNSGLMTIGVEAGNDIPAHTFTDVLSYETVIHLGSLQNTNVQLALVGLILIAILMVLRVRGAILFGILGTTVVGILMGTVDFSTLSSPDIHWVPDFTELNFMSFDWEGIMHTGLISAIATFTFVELFDTFGTLVGTAQRAGIMKDPVEGKKRVGNAMFVDAIAVTGGAMLGTSTTTAYVESAAGVAEGGRTGLTAVTTGVCFLLALFLAPIAALIPGSATAAALIIVGVLMLQSIKEIDFQDMVVAIPAFLTITMMPFSYNIANGISFGIVTYVILATFGNLIEKKKYNIHWLMWVLAVLIVLRYVFLGSAG